A genome region from Panicum virgatum strain AP13 chromosome 4K, P.virgatum_v5, whole genome shotgun sequence includes the following:
- the LOC120702388 gene encoding uncharacterized protein LOC120702388 isoform X1 — protein MALRSLAKGTWGPAACALRCRSGAGMPAAAPSRFLASVRNQDGIAIRRLSYDVISARDMLKRAKKQEEVMRRGIEWFSRGVKAAEWACYFCVSTTIAVAVMVGRE, from the exons ATGGCGCTTCGCAGCCTGGCGAAGGGGACGTGGGGCCCTGCGGCTTGTGCCCTCCGCTGCCGTTCGGGCGCCGGTATGCCGGCGGCAGCGCCCTCACGGTTTCTTGCCTCGGTCCGCAATCAG GATGGCATCGCAATACGGAGGCTCTCATATGATGTGATATCTGCTCGAGACATGCTGAAAAGAGCCAAGAAACAAGAGGAAGTTATGAG GAGAGGGATCGAGTGGTTCTCAAGAGGTGTCAAAGCCGCGGAGTGGGCTTGCTACTTTTGTGTTTCAACTACCATTGCCGTTGCAGTGATGGTTGGTAGGGAATGA
- the LOC120702388 gene encoding uncharacterized protein LOC120702388 isoform X2 gives MALRSLAKGTWGPAACALRCRSGAGMPAAAPSRFLASVRNQDGIAIRRLSYDVISARDMLKRAKKQEEVMSGIPVLC, from the exons ATGGCGCTTCGCAGCCTGGCGAAGGGGACGTGGGGCCCTGCGGCTTGTGCCCTCCGCTGCCGTTCGGGCGCCGGTATGCCGGCGGCAGCGCCCTCACGGTTTCTTGCCTCGGTCCGCAATCAG GATGGCATCGCAATACGGAGGCTCTCATATGATGTGATATCTGCTCGAGACATGCTGAAAAGAGCCAAGAAACAAGAGGAAGTTATGAG TGGAATTCCCGTTCTTTGTTAG